The Haloplanus salinarum genome includes a region encoding these proteins:
- a CDS encoding TCP-1/cpn60 chaperonin family protein, which translates to MAVQRSDDARLDDRDRNDWTLRDEDAREYVRGAVDATVTLVESTYGPTGMEKLVGTTDRRNRDDLRRIDDAGRLFEAIESGDGFGHPVAALFVDGVDGMRNRLHDGTTASVLLAGALMDEGFDLVERGLAPSSVIVGYGIARSHAGEVLDELARPVDADDEETLADVAATTMTTALDRDVRRDLSARVAATVRRLGDAGDGDWVNTDHAKVLAAPGVETRTDDGLVLSRPADAGPTGRGVTEPITDARVAIVDREIDFEETASVLDGGEGVHLSSPQAATRYRTELAARIDAAAERLVEGGVDVVVSQEKLDESVVTAFERAGLSVVDKATYPKEDVYRLATATGGTVVSNLDDLTPDHLGRAERVEERRAGDEVWTVFDGCPGPVATLVTGGATQAEVQRRKTAVEDAFETVATAAIDGQVLPGAGAPAAAVAASLREGATSVSGREQLAVRAFADALERLPATLARNAGYDPVTAVTDLRSAHASGPTATGLSAETGEPIDAWTAGIVEPRRVFSQAVETAAAIVEQLLTIDSVLYPNVELYSYTPRPERE; encoded by the coding sequence ATGGCCGTTCAGCGAAGCGACGACGCCCGCCTCGACGACCGGGATCGGAACGACTGGACGCTCCGCGACGAGGACGCCCGCGAGTACGTCCGGGGAGCCGTCGACGCGACGGTGACGCTCGTCGAGTCGACGTACGGACCGACGGGGATGGAGAAACTCGTCGGCACGACGGACCGACGGAACCGGGACGACCTACGCCGGATCGACGACGCCGGACGGCTCTTCGAAGCCATCGAGAGCGGCGACGGGTTCGGACATCCGGTCGCGGCGCTGTTCGTCGACGGCGTCGACGGGATGCGGAACCGACTGCACGACGGGACGACGGCATCGGTCCTGCTCGCGGGGGCGCTGATGGACGAGGGGTTCGACCTCGTCGAGCGGGGACTCGCGCCCAGTAGCGTCATCGTCGGGTACGGCATCGCCCGCTCGCACGCCGGCGAAGTGCTCGACGAACTCGCCCGCCCCGTCGACGCCGACGACGAGGAGACACTCGCCGACGTCGCCGCGACGACGATGACGACGGCGCTCGACCGGGACGTACGCCGGGACCTGTCCGCGCGCGTCGCCGCGACCGTCCGCCGGCTCGGCGACGCGGGCGACGGCGACTGGGTCAACACCGACCACGCGAAGGTGCTCGCGGCGCCCGGCGTCGAGACGCGGACCGACGACGGACTGGTGTTGTCCCGTCCGGCGGACGCCGGTCCGACCGGCCGGGGCGTCACGGAACCGATCACGGACGCCCGGGTGGCCATCGTCGACCGGGAGATCGACTTCGAGGAGACCGCGAGCGTCCTCGACGGCGGCGAGGGAGTTCACCTCTCCTCGCCGCAGGCGGCGACCCGCTACCGGACCGAGTTGGCGGCCCGTATCGACGCCGCGGCCGAGCGCCTCGTCGAAGGCGGCGTCGACGTCGTGGTCTCACAGGAGAAGCTCGACGAATCGGTCGTCACGGCGTTCGAGCGGGCGGGCCTTTCGGTCGTGGACAAGGCCACCTACCCCAAAGAGGACGTCTACCGGCTCGCGACGGCGACCGGCGGGACGGTCGTCTCGAACCTCGACGACCTCACGCCGGATCACCTGGGGCGGGCCGAGCGGGTCGAGGAGCGACGGGCCGGCGACGAGGTCTGGACCGTCTTCGACGGCTGTCCGGGTCCCGTCGCCACCCTCGTCACCGGCGGGGCGACCCAGGCGGAGGTACAGCGGCGGAAGACGGCGGTCGAGGACGCGTTCGAGACCGTCGCCACGGCCGCCATCGACGGCCAGGTGTTGCCGGGGGCGGGCGCGCCGGCCGCGGCGGTCGCCGCCTCGCTCCGCGAGGGCGCGACGTCGGTGAGCGGCCGCGAGCAACTCGCCGTCCGCGCCTTCGCCGACGCCCTCGAACGACTCCCGGCCACCCTCGCCCGCAACGCGGGCTACGACCCCGTCACCGCCGTGACCGACCTGCGGTCGGCGCACGCGTCGGGCCCCACGGCGACGGGACTGAGCGCCGAGACGGGCGAGCCGATCGACGCGTGGACGGCCGGAATCGTCGAACCGCGACGGGTGTTCTCCCAGGCGGTCGAGACGGCGGCCGCCATCGTCGAGCAACTGCTCACGATCGACTCGGTACTGTATCCGAACGTCGAACTGTACAGCTACACCCCGCGCCCGGAACGCGAGTAG